A single genomic interval of Parvularcula marina harbors:
- a CDS encoding DUF4167 domain-containing protein — protein sequence MAQNSKRGRNNNRRRQGGNNNPNRSLDSTGPDVKIRGTAAQIFEKYQALARDAASSGDRIRAESLLQHAEHYYRMMKAMQAANEKQQEERQAASNERDDDSTDSSDDDTTSQEAPKKSAAKAKATTEKEADEASSDDSEAAASDEEESRPRRPRRRRTRRTAEDEAEGASDDDKRSDADESVTAA from the coding sequence ATGGCGCAGAATTCCAAACGCGGACGCAATAACAACCGTCGCCGTCAGGGGGGGAACAACAACCCCAACCGGTCGCTTGATTCCACCGGACCCGACGTCAAGATTCGCGGCACCGCCGCACAGATTTTTGAGAAATATCAAGCCCTTGCTCGTGACGCCGCATCCTCTGGCGACCGCATCCGGGCTGAAAGCCTGCTCCAGCACGCCGAGCACTATTATCGCATGATGAAAGCCATGCAGGCGGCGAATGAGAAGCAGCAGGAAGAGCGTCAGGCCGCCTCGAATGAGCGCGATGACGATAGCACTGACAGCTCAGACGACGACACGACTTCACAGGAAGCCCCCAAGAAATCTGCTGCCAAGGCAAAAGCCACCACGGAAAAGGAAGCCGACGAGGCGTCCTCCGATGACAGCGAGGCAGCTGCCAGCGACGAAGAGGAAAGCCGTCCGCGCCGTCCGCGTCGCCGCCGTACCCGCCGGACTGCGGAAGATGAGGCCGAGGGCGCATCTGACGATGACAAGCGGTCCGACGCCGATGAATCCGTGACCGCCGCCTGA